In the genome of Ralstonia pickettii DTP0602, one region contains:
- a CDS encoding hypothetical protein (K02005: ABC.CD.TX; HlyD family secretion protein), giving the protein MLKTSSFATIAIALAACATMPALAGPGAHGPGGEHLDAPGVVSGSGGLARLPDGSVQVPKLAQRRMGIRTTMPQEALHPVTVELNAVVAIDPNAGGRLQAGHPGWIEPPPDGFPVLGQRVSKGQVLAVLRHKSEPFDIGNQQAQFANLSANLKLARQRLQRLESLQDSIPRKEIEAARAEVQSLSGQREAVGKSLHQTDSLTAPASGVIATANVLAGQVVAAGDVLYEVVDPSRMLIEANTADASLANRIQGGTLGRSDGGKLEFIGAGRSLKNGAVPLMFRLTGNAVPLAVGQPVTVVATLTDTVKGIALPSEALVRNASNLPVVWIKSGTQRFIAQPVEARVLDAGTVVVVKGLSPENRVVVSGAALINQIR; this is encoded by the coding sequence ATGCTGAAGACATCCAGTTTCGCAACGATCGCCATCGCGCTGGCTGCCTGCGCAACCATGCCGGCACTGGCCGGGCCCGGTGCACACGGGCCCGGTGGCGAACACCTTGATGCACCGGGGGTGGTGTCCGGCAGCGGCGGCCTGGCTCGGCTGCCCGACGGCAGTGTCCAGGTGCCCAAGCTCGCGCAACGCCGCATGGGCATCCGGACCACAATGCCGCAGGAAGCCTTGCACCCCGTGACCGTAGAGCTGAATGCCGTGGTGGCGATCGACCCCAATGCGGGCGGGCGTCTGCAGGCAGGGCACCCGGGCTGGATCGAGCCGCCGCCGGACGGCTTTCCGGTGCTGGGGCAGCGTGTCAGCAAGGGCCAGGTGCTGGCCGTGCTACGGCACAAGAGCGAGCCCTTCGATATCGGCAATCAGCAGGCGCAGTTCGCCAACCTGAGCGCCAACCTGAAGCTGGCCCGGCAACGGCTGCAGCGGTTGGAATCGCTGCAGGACAGTATTCCGCGCAAGGAGATCGAAGCTGCCCGCGCCGAGGTCCAGAGTCTTTCCGGCCAGCGCGAGGCGGTGGGCAAGAGTCTGCACCAGACCGACTCGCTGACCGCGCCGGCCAGCGGCGTCATTGCCACGGCCAATGTGCTGGCCGGTCAAGTGGTTGCCGCTGGCGACGTGCTGTACGAAGTGGTTGACCCATCCCGGATGCTGATCGAGGCCAACACCGCGGATGCCTCGCTTGCCAACCGTATCCAGGGCGGGACCCTGGGCCGGTCGGACGGAGGCAAGCTGGAGTTCATCGGCGCCGGCCGCAGCCTGAAGAATGGCGCCGTGCCGCTGATGTTCCGGCTGACGGGCAATGCGGTGCCGCTTGCCGTCGGGCAGCCAGTGACTGTGGTTGCTACGCTAACCGATACGGTCAAGGGCATCGCATTGCCAAGCGAGGCCCTGGTCCGCAATGCCAGCAACCTGCCGGTGGTGTGGATCAAGTCCGGCACGCAGCGCTTTATCGCCCAGCCGGTTGAAGCTCGCGTGCTGGATGCGGGAACGGTTGTCGTGGTCAAGGGACTATCGCCGGAGAACCGGGTGGTGGTGTCCGGGGCGGCGCTTATCAACCAGATCCGCTGA
- a CDS encoding multidrug transporter AcrB has translation MFNWIVRASLGNRLLVLAVAIILMVYGGVTAWRTPVDVFPDLNKPLVTVITESGGMAPQEVELLVSFPIEAALNGMPGVTRVRSVSGVGLSIVYAEFDWGSDIYRNRQLVSERLALVKEQLPGGLTPILGPVSSIMGEIMLIALPIDPTKASPMHAREYADFVLRPRLLSVAGVSQVIPIGGEVRQLRVEPDTARMAQFGVALPQVESALRDFSANTSGGFIDLNGREYLIRNLGRTNRLDDLKGLAVAYKDGIPVLLEQVAGVRYAAALKRGDAGFNGKPAVIVSVQKQPAADTVRLTRDLEAALGELKQGLPPGLSPPQVLFRQADFIEASIGNVVEALRDGAIMVTVILFAFLLSARTTAISLVAIPLSLAVTALAFHLLGQSINVMTLGGLAIAIGELVDDAVVDVENIQRRLRQRVSMEDPPSVLETIWRASVEVRSGIVYATLVVVLVFVPLFALPGIEGRLFAPLGIAYIVSILASMLVSMTVTPVLSYYLLPRMKRLEHPDSPLVAWLKRVDARILGWSFPRAKTVLAAAAVAVALAAATVPFMPRAFLPAFNEGSLVMSLMFNPGTSLAEANRMGALAETLIRQVPEVTQVGRRTGRAELDEHAEGVHSSEIDVDLKRSDRSREQVMAAIRAQLGSLPASVAIGQPISHRLDHLLSGVRAQIALKIYGDDLDTLRGLAENVRGRLAAIPGLVDITVERQVLIPQVNVRLDYRKAAQYGIPAGEALKALQTLSDGTRVTQVIEGVRRYDLVVRLPDTGRTPQDLSRVMLDSPRGAVPLSAIANVEDGDGPNQIGRENGRRRIVVYANTDGSDMSKIIGDVRSAAARAGLPGGYFVSIEGQFQAQEQATQLIVLLSLVSLALIYLVLYSRYRSATLTLIIMANIPLALIGSVIAMWIGGLTLSVASMVGFITLTGIATRNGILKVSHYINLCRFEGETFGIPMIVRGSLERLTPVLMTALVAAFALVPLLVSADAPGKEILHPVAVVIFGGLVSSTILDSLLTPLAFWLFGRRPLERILSQPQGDAY, from the coding sequence ATGTTCAACTGGATCGTTCGCGCGAGCCTCGGCAACCGGCTGCTGGTACTAGCCGTCGCCATAATCCTGATGGTGTACGGCGGCGTGACCGCATGGCGCACGCCGGTGGATGTTTTCCCGGACCTCAACAAGCCGCTGGTGACGGTCATCACCGAGTCCGGCGGCATGGCGCCGCAGGAAGTGGAACTGCTGGTGTCGTTCCCGATCGAGGCCGCGCTCAACGGCATGCCGGGCGTCACCCGGGTCCGCTCGGTGTCGGGCGTCGGCCTGTCGATCGTCTACGCCGAGTTCGACTGGGGCAGCGATATCTATCGCAACCGCCAGCTTGTGTCGGAGCGGCTGGCGCTGGTGAAGGAACAGTTGCCTGGCGGGCTCACGCCCATCCTCGGACCGGTCTCGTCGATCATGGGCGAGATCATGCTGATCGCCTTGCCGATCGACCCGACCAAAGCCAGCCCGATGCACGCGCGCGAGTATGCCGACTTCGTGCTGCGGCCGCGCTTGCTGTCGGTGGCCGGCGTGTCGCAGGTCATTCCGATCGGCGGCGAGGTGCGCCAGCTCCGGGTGGAACCGGACACCGCCAGGATGGCGCAGTTCGGCGTGGCGTTGCCGCAGGTGGAAAGCGCGTTGCGCGACTTCTCCGCCAATACCAGCGGCGGCTTCATCGACCTGAACGGCCGCGAATACCTGATCCGCAACCTCGGGCGCACCAACCGGCTCGACGACCTGAAGGGGCTGGCAGTCGCCTACAAGGACGGCATCCCGGTGCTGCTGGAGCAGGTAGCCGGCGTGCGTTATGCCGCGGCGCTCAAGCGCGGCGATGCCGGATTCAACGGCAAGCCGGCAGTGATTGTCAGCGTGCAGAAGCAGCCCGCGGCCGACACGGTACGGCTGACGCGGGACCTGGAAGCAGCGCTCGGCGAACTGAAGCAGGGGCTGCCGCCGGGCCTGTCGCCGCCGCAGGTACTATTCCGGCAAGCGGACTTTATCGAGGCCTCGATCGGCAACGTAGTCGAGGCGCTGCGCGACGGCGCCATCATGGTGACCGTGATCCTCTTCGCCTTCCTGCTGAGCGCGCGCACCACCGCGATCTCGCTGGTGGCGATCCCGCTGTCGCTCGCCGTCACCGCGCTGGCTTTCCACCTGCTGGGCCAGTCGATTAACGTGATGACGCTGGGCGGCCTTGCCATCGCCATCGGCGAGTTGGTCGACGACGCAGTAGTCGACGTGGAGAACATCCAGCGCCGGCTCAGGCAGCGCGTAAGCATGGAGGACCCGCCGTCCGTGCTGGAAACCATCTGGCGCGCCTCGGTCGAAGTCCGCTCCGGCATCGTCTATGCCACGCTGGTGGTGGTGCTGGTGTTCGTGCCGCTGTTTGCGCTGCCGGGTATCGAAGGGCGCCTGTTCGCGCCGCTGGGTATCGCCTACATCGTGTCGATCCTGGCATCGATGCTGGTGTCGATGACGGTGACGCCGGTGCTGTCGTACTACCTGCTGCCGCGGATGAAGCGGCTGGAGCATCCGGACAGCCCGCTGGTGGCGTGGCTCAAGCGGGTCGATGCCAGGATCCTGGGCTGGTCGTTCCCGCGCGCCAAAACGGTGCTTGCCGCGGCTGCGGTCGCCGTCGCGCTGGCAGCCGCCACCGTGCCTTTCATGCCGCGAGCCTTCCTGCCAGCCTTCAATGAAGGCTCGCTGGTGATGTCGCTGATGTTCAATCCGGGCACCTCGCTGGCCGAAGCCAACCGCATGGGTGCCCTGGCGGAGACGCTGATCCGGCAGGTTCCGGAGGTGACGCAGGTCGGGCGGCGCACCGGCCGTGCCGAACTGGACGAACATGCCGAAGGCGTGCATTCCTCCGAGATCGACGTCGACCTGAAGCGCTCCGACCGCAGTCGGGAGCAAGTGATGGCCGCCATCCGCGCCCAGCTTGGCAGTCTCCCTGCGTCGGTGGCGATCGGCCAGCCGATTTCCCACCGGCTGGATCACTTGCTTTCCGGTGTGCGGGCACAGATCGCGCTGAAGATCTATGGCGATGATCTCGATACGCTGCGCGGCCTGGCGGAGAACGTGCGCGGGCGGCTTGCTGCCATACCAGGACTCGTCGATATCACGGTCGAGCGCCAGGTATTGATACCGCAAGTCAATGTGCGACTCGATTACCGGAAGGCCGCGCAATACGGCATCCCGGCGGGTGAGGCGCTGAAGGCCTTGCAGACGTTGTCGGATGGCACGCGGGTAACGCAGGTGATCGAAGGCGTGCGCCGCTACGACCTTGTGGTGCGGTTGCCCGATACCGGCCGTACGCCGCAGGACCTGTCCCGCGTCATGCTGGATTCGCCGCGTGGCGCGGTGCCGTTGTCGGCAATTGCCAACGTCGAGGATGGCGACGGCCCGAACCAGATCGGGCGCGAGAACGGCCGCCGGCGCATCGTAGTCTATGCCAATACCGACGGCTCGGATATGTCGAAGATCATCGGCGATGTGCGCAGCGCGGCCGCGCGCGCCGGGCTGCCCGGCGGCTATTTCGTCAGCATCGAGGGGCAGTTCCAGGCGCAGGAGCAGGCGACGCAACTGATCGTGCTGCTGTCCCTCGTTTCGCTGGCGCTGATCTACCTGGTGCTTTACTCGCGCTACCGCTCTGCGACACTCACGCTGATAATCATGGCGAACATCCCGCTGGCGTTGATCGGCAGCGTGATCGCCATGTGGATCGGCGGCCTGACGCTGTCGGTGGCGTCCATGGTCGGCTTCATCACGCTGACTGGCATCGCCACCCGCAACGGCATCCTGAAAGTCAGCCACTACATCAACCTGTGCCGCTTTGAAGGGGAAACCTTTGGTATCCCGATGATCGTGCGTGGGTCGCTGGAGCGGCTGACGCCGGTACTGATGACCGCGCTGGTCGCGGCGTTCGCGCTGGTGCCGTTGCTGGTGTCAGCCGACGCGCCCGGCAAGGAAATCCTGCATCCGGTGGCGGTGGTGATTTTCGGCGGGTTGGTCAGTTCGACCATCCTGGATTCCTTGCTGACACCATTGGCGTTCTGGTTGTTCGGGCGCCGCCCGCTGGAGCGGATCCTGTCGCAACCGCAGGGCGACGCGTACTGA
- a CDS encoding major facilitator transporter, whose translation MLDALANRTYRHLLLAQVIALIGTGLATVALGLLAYDLAGANAGTVLGTALAIKMVAYVGVAPVVGAFANRVPRRAFLVSMDLVRAGVAVSLPFVTEAWQIYLLIFLLQSASAAFTPTFQATIPDVLPDEKDYTRALSLSRLAYDLESLASPALAAALLTVIGFHWLFAGTVIGFLVSAALVVSVRLPQSRAVERSGSIYAKTSHGMSIYLRTPRLRGLLALNLAAAAASSMVFVNTVVYVQSKMQRPASDVPIALAAFGCGSMLVALLLPKYLDRRPDRPAMLTGASVMALGLLAGIAIAGLGGPAEWPTFLAAWFTIGIGYSMTLTPSGRLLRRSASSADRPAIFAAQFSLSHACWLVTYPLAGQLGARLGMAPTFAVLAALTVLGVGIAWRMWPAADHDILDHSHPADTALEDHLSEGERTGSHSHRHAFTIDDLHPRWPDLH comes from the coding sequence ATGCTGGATGCCCTGGCCAACCGCACCTACCGCCACCTGCTTCTCGCGCAGGTTATCGCACTGATTGGCACCGGGCTGGCGACTGTTGCGCTAGGGTTGCTGGCCTATGACCTGGCTGGCGCGAACGCCGGCACCGTCCTCGGCACAGCGCTGGCGATCAAGATGGTCGCCTATGTCGGTGTCGCACCGGTCGTCGGTGCGTTCGCGAACCGGGTGCCCCGGCGCGCGTTCCTGGTGTCGATGGACTTGGTCCGTGCCGGTGTCGCGGTCTCGCTACCGTTCGTGACTGAAGCCTGGCAAATCTATCTCCTCATTTTCCTACTCCAGTCGGCGTCGGCGGCGTTCACGCCCACGTTCCAGGCGACGATCCCCGACGTTCTGCCCGACGAGAAGGACTACACCAGGGCATTGTCATTGTCGCGGTTGGCGTATGACCTGGAAAGCCTTGCCAGCCCTGCGCTGGCCGCGGCGCTGTTGACGGTGATCGGCTTCCACTGGCTGTTTGCCGGTACCGTCATCGGCTTCCTCGTTTCGGCTGCGCTGGTTGTTTCTGTGCGCCTGCCTCAGTCACGGGCAGTGGAGCGATCGGGAAGCATCTACGCCAAGACATCTCATGGCATGTCGATCTATCTGCGGACGCCGCGCCTCAGGGGCTTGCTTGCGCTGAACCTTGCCGCTGCGGCGGCGAGTTCGATGGTCTTCGTGAATACTGTCGTCTACGTGCAAAGCAAAATGCAGCGGCCCGCCAGCGACGTTCCGATTGCATTGGCTGCGTTCGGATGCGGATCGATGCTCGTGGCATTGCTGCTGCCGAAGTACCTCGACAGGCGGCCCGACAGGCCCGCCATGCTAACCGGTGCTTCGGTCATGGCGCTTGGCTTGCTGGCCGGCATCGCTATCGCGGGGCTGGGAGGGCCGGCTGAATGGCCGACATTCCTTGCAGCCTGGTTCACCATCGGCATTGGTTACTCGATGACGCTGACGCCCAGCGGGCGCTTGCTGCGTCGCTCGGCAAGCTCGGCCGACCGGCCGGCAATCTTCGCCGCGCAGTTTTCCCTGTCGCATGCGTGCTGGCTGGTCACGTATCCGCTGGCCGGGCAGCTTGGTGCGAGGCTGGGCATGGCGCCGACCTTTGCCGTCCTCGCTGCGCTGACAGTCCTTGGTGTGGGGATTGCCTGGCGGATGTGGCCGGCCGCAGATCACGATATCCTCGACCACAGCCATCCGGCGGATACGGCGCTCGAGGACCACCTGTCTGAAGGCGAGCGCACGGGCAGCCACAGCCACCGGCACGCCTTCACGATTGATGATCTCCATCCCAGATGGCCGGACCTTCACTAG
- a CDS encoding nickel-resistant pritein NirB, whose amino-acid sequence MSQKGKLAQAAGELRASSALPQPRDINAILPPRIGATMSTHATHPEIIKRLKRAEGHLRRIIGMLEEERPCVEVAQQLQAVESAVANAKKTLVHDHIDHCLDDAIRAGTRTADEALREFKSISKYL is encoded by the coding sequence TTGTCGCAAAAGGGGAAACTCGCCCAGGCGGCTGGTGAACTTCGGGCTAGCTCCGCCTTACCTCAGCCGAGGGACATCAATGCTATCCTCCCCCCCAGGATAGGAGCCACCATGTCGACGCACGCCACGCACCCCGAAATCATCAAGCGCCTGAAGCGCGCCGAAGGCCATCTGAGGCGCATCATCGGCATGCTCGAAGAAGAGCGGCCGTGCGTGGAGGTCGCGCAGCAGTTGCAGGCGGTGGAATCCGCCGTGGCAAATGCCAAGAAAACGCTGGTCCATGACCATATCGACCATTGCCTTGACGATGCGATTCGCGCCGGTACCCGCACGGCGGACGAAGCGCTGCGTGAGTTCAAGTCCATCAGCAAATATCTGTAA
- a CDS encoding hypothetical protein (K01212: sacC; levanase [EC:3.2.1.65]), protein MKPILLIALLLGMAIPAMGETILFSQQRPGVLPAGWVCGVTGHGNPNWTIERDTTRPNLGNVLRQSGSGDFPWCVKQDVSLADGFVEARFKPVAGREDQAGGVVWRWKDGNNYYVARANALEGNVSLYYTTGGRRHTIRYRDAPVAPGIWHLLHVEFTGPRIRVALDGKLYIDTSDEHIPGAGAIGVWTKADSVTLFDAISFGSNDTR, encoded by the coding sequence ATGAAGCCGATTCTCCTCATTGCATTATTGCTGGGGATGGCCATACCGGCCATGGGCGAGACCATCCTGTTCAGTCAGCAGCGCCCCGGCGTATTGCCCGCCGGTTGGGTGTGCGGCGTCACCGGGCACGGCAATCCGAATTGGACCATTGAACGCGACACGACGCGCCCAAACCTCGGCAATGTGCTCAGGCAATCGGGGTCCGGCGACTTCCCCTGGTGTGTGAAACAGGACGTTTCCCTGGCCGACGGCTTCGTGGAGGCGCGGTTCAAGCCCGTCGCCGGCCGCGAGGATCAAGCGGGTGGCGTCGTCTGGCGCTGGAAGGATGGGAACAACTACTATGTCGCCCGGGCCAATGCGCTGGAGGGTAATGTGTCGCTGTACTACACGACGGGCGGCCGCAGGCACACGATCCGCTATCGTGATGCGCCCGTTGCCCCCGGCATCTGGCATTTGCTGCACGTGGAATTTACCGGCCCGCGCATCCGGGTGGCGCTCGATGGCAAGCTGTACATCGACACCTCGGACGAGCATATCCCGGGCGCCGGTGCCATCGGAGTCTGGACCAAGGCGGACAGCGTGACCCTCTTTGATGCCATCTCGTTTGGCAGCAACGACACCAGATAA
- a CDS encoding chromate resistance protein, whose amino-acid sequence MKWITRERPKIDRIACPWLIARFIDEAPEFLYVPAGDVLRVAGETGAIPYDIPGVELSHAGELCSFDAFLDKYGLPDPALRQLAEIVRGADTSKLDLTPQSSGLYAISLGLSQVYADDHEMLGHGMVMYDALYAWCQHCQAETHRWPPKMPA is encoded by the coding sequence ATGAAATGGATTACCCGGGAGCGCCCCAAGATCGACCGCATCGCTTGCCCGTGGCTCATCGCCCGGTTCATCGACGAGGCGCCGGAATTTCTCTATGTGCCCGCCGGCGACGTTTTGCGCGTGGCAGGCGAGACCGGCGCCATTCCCTATGACATCCCCGGGGTGGAGCTGTCGCATGCCGGTGAGCTATGCAGCTTTGATGCCTTCCTGGACAAGTACGGCCTGCCCGATCCCGCCTTGCGGCAACTGGCAGAGATCGTGCGCGGCGCCGATACGTCGAAGCTCGACCTGACGCCACAGTCCAGCGGACTCTATGCGATTTCCCTTGGCCTCTCGCAGGTGTATGCCGACGATCACGAGATGCTCGGCCATGGCATGGTGATGTACGACGCGCTCTATGCGTGGTGTCAGCACTGCCAAGCGGAGACCCACCGCTGGCCGCCGAAGATGCCTGCCTGA
- a CDS encoding superoxide dismutase (K04564: SOD2; superoxide dismutase, Fe-Mn family [EC:1.15.1.1]), whose translation MSYEMKPLACDPARLSGLSEKLIVSHYENNYGGAVKRLNAITAELSTLDVAATPVFVLNGLKREELIATNSMILHEVYFDSLGDGGSLGGELEAALVRDFGSVARWRAEFTAMGKALGGGSGWVLLTYSPRDARLVNQWASDHAHTLAGATPILALDMYEHSYHMDYGAKAAAYVDAFMQNINWARVADRFGGVSK comes from the coding sequence ATGAGTTACGAAATGAAACCACTGGCATGCGATCCCGCCCGGCTTTCGGGCCTGTCGGAGAAACTGATCGTCAGCCATTACGAAAACAACTATGGCGGCGCGGTGAAGCGACTGAATGCGATTACCGCAGAGCTGTCAACACTCGACGTTGCAGCCACACCGGTCTTTGTGCTGAACGGCCTGAAGCGCGAAGAACTGATTGCAACGAACTCCATGATCCTGCATGAGGTGTACTTCGACAGCCTCGGCGACGGCGGCAGTCTAGGCGGCGAACTGGAAGCGGCGCTCGTGCGCGATTTCGGCTCTGTCGCGCGCTGGCGAGCGGAGTTCACCGCCATGGGCAAGGCACTTGGCGGCGGCTCGGGCTGGGTACTGCTGACTTACTCCCCGCGCGACGCTCGGCTGGTCAACCAGTGGGCTTCTGACCACGCCCATACGCTGGCTGGCGCGACGCCGATCCTGGCGCTGGATATGTACGAGCACTCCTACCACATGGACTATGGTGCGAAAGCCGCGGCCTATGTCGATGCGTTCATGCAGAACATCAATTGGGCAAGGGTCGCCGATCGCTTCGGAGGGGTGAGCAAATAG
- a CDS encoding chromate transporter (K07240: chrA; chromate transporter), with the protein MNRMQQAGMAPPDVSERPAYTLWQLVLYFLRLGTFGFGGPVALAGYMHRDLVERRGWISDGDYKEGIALAQLAPGPMAAQLAIYLGYVHYRVLGATLIGLAFVLPSFLMVLALGWAYVRFGGLTWMQSVFYGVGAAVIGIIAISAYKLTTKSVGKDKLLWAIYLVLAAVTIVTESEIAWLFVAAGVLAWFWRAPPKWLRQGGANALAVTQVPAASGLLSTLDWPLLTQIGVFFAKAGAFVFGSGLAIVPFLYGGVVTEHHWLNDKQFVDAVAVAMITPGPVVITVGFIGYLVAGLPGACVAALATFLPCYLFTVLPAPYFKKYGKLPGILAFVDGVTAAAIGAITGAVFVLAKRSIVDVPTILLALGTVALLLKFKKLPEPVIIICAALIGLAIYPVLHH; encoded by the coding sequence ATGAATCGCATGCAACAAGCCGGCATGGCTCCGCCGGACGTCTCGGAACGGCCCGCCTACACCCTCTGGCAACTCGTGCTCTATTTCCTTCGCCTGGGCACGTTCGGCTTTGGCGGGCCCGTCGCGCTGGCCGGCTATATGCACCGCGACCTCGTGGAGCGGCGAGGCTGGATCAGCGATGGCGACTATAAGGAAGGCATAGCGCTCGCACAACTGGCGCCCGGGCCGATGGCAGCGCAACTGGCGATCTACCTCGGCTACGTCCACTATCGAGTCCTCGGTGCCACGCTGATCGGCCTGGCATTCGTGCTGCCGTCGTTCCTGATGGTGCTGGCGCTAGGCTGGGCCTATGTCCGGTTTGGCGGGCTGACCTGGATGCAATCCGTGTTCTATGGCGTGGGCGCCGCCGTCATCGGCATCATCGCCATCAGCGCCTACAAGCTGACGACAAAGAGCGTGGGCAAGGACAAACTGCTGTGGGCAATTTACCTGGTGCTGGCTGCAGTGACCATCGTCACAGAGTCCGAAATCGCCTGGCTGTTCGTGGCAGCCGGCGTGCTTGCCTGGTTTTGGCGCGCCCCACCCAAATGGCTGCGCCAGGGTGGCGCCAATGCGCTCGCGGTCACGCAGGTACCGGCCGCGAGCGGCCTGCTGAGCACGCTGGACTGGCCGCTACTCACTCAGATCGGCGTGTTCTTTGCCAAGGCAGGCGCCTTTGTCTTCGGCTCTGGACTCGCCATCGTGCCATTCCTCTACGGCGGTGTCGTGACGGAACATCACTGGCTCAACGACAAGCAATTCGTCGATGCGGTAGCCGTGGCCATGATCACGCCTGGCCCGGTGGTCATCACGGTCGGCTTCATCGGTTACCTGGTGGCCGGGCTGCCCGGCGCCTGCGTGGCGGCACTTGCGACCTTTCTACCCTGCTACCTGTTCACGGTACTGCCGGCCCCTTACTTCAAGAAGTACGGAAAGCTGCCGGGCATCCTGGCCTTTGTCGATGGCGTCACGGCGGCTGCGATTGGCGCCATCACCGGTGCAGTGTTCGTACTGGCCAAGCGCTCGATTGTCGACGTTCCGACCATCCTGCTGGCGCTGGGCACGGTCGCGTTGCTGCTGAAATTCAAGAAGCTGCCTGAGCCAGTCATCATCATCTGCGCCGCGCTGATCGGCCTTGCCATTTATCCGGTGCTGCATCACTGA
- a CDS encoding ChrB, with amino-acid sequence MTAFTDSWALLIVTLPTSGATARMRIWRAIKTIGCAALRDGAYLLPAGDEQIAQLRELADEARQEDGQAWLLNVRAANPEEETAFRALFDRSADYAELQAALSDARKSLSDQSSAELNRLLRRHGRAYAAIRTIDFFPNEVSTRAEAQWNDFSRAIETIQSPGEPQALTRAIARRDPAQYQGRLWATRRHLWVDRVASAWLIQRFIDPHARFLWLGSPADCPDDALGFDFDDATFTHVGERVSFEVLLSSFGLESDRGLSRLGTMVHALDIGGISVPEASGFEAMLAGARARLADDDALLAEIGTVLDSLYAHFSTNKKP; translated from the coding sequence ATGACTGCGTTCACCGATTCCTGGGCTTTGCTGATCGTCACGCTACCAACCTCCGGCGCCACCGCCCGGATGCGGATCTGGCGCGCGATCAAGACAATTGGTTGCGCCGCACTGCGTGACGGCGCCTACCTTTTGCCCGCAGGTGATGAGCAAATCGCCCAGTTGCGCGAGCTGGCCGACGAGGCCCGCCAGGAAGACGGCCAGGCCTGGCTTTTGAATGTCCGCGCCGCCAATCCGGAGGAAGAGACCGCTTTCCGGGCGTTGTTCGACCGCAGCGCTGACTATGCCGAACTTCAGGCTGCCCTGTCAGATGCGCGCAAGTCGCTTTCCGATCAAAGCAGCGCCGAACTCAATCGCCTGCTGCGCCGTCACGGACGTGCCTACGCAGCGATCCGCACGATCGACTTCTTCCCCAATGAGGTGTCGACCCGTGCCGAAGCCCAATGGAATGACTTCAGCCGCGCCATCGAGACCATCCAGTCTCCGGGCGAACCGCAGGCGCTCACGCGAGCAATCGCTCGTAGGGATCCTGCCCAGTATCAAGGGCGGCTTTGGGCCACGCGCCGCCACCTCTGGGTGGATCGCGTGGCAAGCGCCTGGCTGATCCAGCGCTTCATCGATCCCCACGCCCGGTTCCTGTGGCTGGGAAGCCCCGCCGATTGCCCTGACGATGCGCTGGGCTTCGATTTCGACGACGCGACCTTCACGCATGTGGGCGAGCGCGTTTCATTTGAAGTGCTGCTGTCGAGCTTCGGCCTCGAGTCCGACCGCGGGCTTAGCCGGCTCGGCACCATGGTCCATGCGCTGGACATTGGCGGCATTTCGGTACCGGAAGCCAGCGGCTTTGAAGCCATGCTGGCCGGCGCACGAGCGCGCCTGGCGGACGACGACGCGCTGCTGGCGGAAATCGGCACGGTGCTGGATTCGCTTTACGCACACTTCTCCACCAACAAAAAGCCCTGA